Proteins from one Bos indicus x Bos taurus breed Angus x Brahman F1 hybrid chromosome 19, Bos_hybrid_MaternalHap_v2.0, whole genome shotgun sequence genomic window:
- the NLGN2 gene encoding neuroligin-2 isoform X3 codes for MLPVWFTDNLEAAATYVQNQSEDCLYLNLYVPTEDGPLTKKRDEATLNPPDTDIRDSGKKPVMLFLHGGSYMEGTGNMFDGSVLAAYGNVIVATLNYRLGVLGFLSTGDQAAKGNYGLLDQIQALRWLSENIAHFGGDPERITIFGSGAGASCVNLLILSHHSEGLFQKAIAQSGTAISSWSVNYQPLKYTRLLAAKVGCDREDSAEAVECLRRKPSRELVDQDVQPARYHIAFGPVVDGDVVPDDPEILMQQGEFLNYDMLIGVNQGEGLKFVEDSAESEDGVSASAFDFTVSNFVDNLYGYPEGKDVLRETIKFMYTDWADRDNGEMRRKTLLALFTDHQWVAPAVATAKLHADYQSPVYFYTFYHHCQAEGRPEWADAAHGDELPYVFGVPMVGATDLFPCNFSKNDVMLSAVVMTYWTNFAKTGDPNQPVPQDTKFIHTKPNRFEEVVWSKFNSKEKQYLHIGLKPRVRDNYRANKVAFWLELVPHLHNLHTELFTTTTRLPPYATRWPPRPPPGAPGTRRPPPPATLPPEPEPEPGPRAYDRFPGDSRDYSTELSVTVAVGASLLFLNILAFAALYYKRDRRQELRCRRLSPPGGSGSGVPGGGPLLPAAGRELPPEEELVSLQLKRGGGVGADPAEALRPACPPDYTLALRRAPDDVPLLAPGALTLLPSGLGPPPPPPPPSLHPFGPFPPPPPTATSHNNTLPHPHSTTRV; via the exons GTCCGCTCACAAAAAAACGTGACGAGGCGACGCTCAATCCGCCAGACACAG aTATCCGGGACTCCGGGAAGAAGCCAGTGATGCTGTTTCTGCATGGTGGCTCCTACATGGAGGGCACGGGGAACATGTTCGATGGCTCCGTCTTGGCCGCCTACGGCAATGTCATTGTAGCCACGCTCAACTACCGGCTTGGGGTGCTCG GTTTTCTCAGCACTGGGGACCAGGCTGCAAAAGGCAACTATGGGCTCCTAGACCAGATCCAGGCCCTGCGCTGGCTCAGTGAGAACATCGCCCACTTCGGGGGGGACCCTGAACGCATCACCATCTTCGGATCTGGGGCAGGAGCCTCCTGTGTCAACCTCCTGATCCTCTCCCACCACTCGGAAG GGCTGTTCCAGAAGGCCATTGCCCAGAGCGGCACTGCCATTTCTAGCTGGTCTGTCAACTACCAGCCACTCAAATACACACGACTGCTGGCTGCCAAGGTGGGCTGTGACCGGGAGGACAGCGCCGAGGCTGTGGAGTGTCTGCGCCGGAAGCCCTCTCGGGAGCTGGTGGACCAGGACGTGCAGCCTGCCCG CTACCACATCGCCTTTGGGCCTGTGGTGGACGGTGATGTCGTCCCTGACGACCCTGAGATCCTCATGCAGCAGGGAGAATTCCTCAACTACGACATGCTCATTGGGGTCAACCAGGGAGAGGGCCTCAAGTTCGTGGAGGACTCGGCAGAGAGCGAGGATGGCGTGTCTGCCAGCGCCTTCGACTTCACGGTCTCCAACTTCGTGGACAACCTGTACGGCTACCCAGAGGGCAAGGATGTGCTACGGGAGACCATCAAGTTCATGTACACGGACTGGGCCGACCGGGACAACGGCGAGATGCGGCGCAAGACCCTACTGGCACTCTTTACCGACCACCAGTGGGTGGCACCGGCTGTGGCCACCGCCAAGCTGCACGCTGACTACCAGTCCCCTGTCTACTTTTACACCTTCTACCACCACTGCCAGGCTGAGGGCCGGCCCGAGTGGGCGGATGCAGCGCATGGGGATGAGCTACCCTATGTCTTTGGTGTGCCCATGGTGGGTGCCACCGACCTCTTCCCCTGCAACTTCTCCAAGAATGACGTCATGCTCAGTGCCGTGGTCATGACCTACTGGACCAACTTCGCCAAGACTGG CGACCCCAACCAGCCGGTGCCACAGGACACCAAGTTCATCCACACCAAGCCCAACCGCTTCGAGGAGGTGGTGTGGAGCAAGTTCAACAGCAAAGAGAAGCAGTACCTGCACATCGGTCTGAAGCCGCGCGTGCGCGACAACTACCGCGCCAACAAGGTGGCCTTCTGGCTGGAGCTCGTGCCGCACCTGCACAATCTGCACACGGAGCTCTTCACCACCACCACGCGCCTGCCGCCCTACGCCACGCGCTGGCCGCCTCGCCCGCCCCCCGGCGCCCCGGGCACGCGCCGCCCGCCGCCCCCCGCCACCCTGCCGCCCGAGCCCGAGCCCGAGCCGGGCCCCCGGGCCTACGACCGTTTCCCCGGGGACTCCCGAGACTACTCCACGGAGCTCAGCGTCACCGTGGCCGTGGGTGCCTCGCTCCTCTTCCTCAACATCCTCGCCTTTGCCGCCCTCTACTACAAGAGGGACCGGCGGCAGGAGCTGCGGTGCCGGCGGCTCAGTCCCCCCGGTGGCTCGGGCTCTGGGGTGCCCGGCGGGGGCCCCCTGCTCCCCGCTGCGGGCCGCGAGCTGCCACCCGAGGAGGAGCTGGTGTCACTTCAGCTGAAGCGGGGCGGGGGCGTTGGGGCGGACCCTGCAGAGGCCCTGCGCCCCGCCTGCCCACCCGACTACACTCTGGCCCTGCGCCGGGCGCCGGACGACGTGCCTCTCTTGGCCCCCGGGGCCCTGACCCTGCTGCCCAGCGGCCTGgggccaccccctcccccgccgcccccctccctccatcccttcgGGCCCttccccccgccgccccccacaGCTACCAGCCACAACAAcacgctcccccacccccattccaccACTCGGGTATAG